The following nucleotide sequence is from Chloroflexota bacterium.
CAAACCGTCAACCTGATCATCACATCGCCCCCGTACAATTTGGGCAAGGCCTACGAAGACCGCGTGTCGATCGAAGCCTACCTTGAAACTCAGGCCCAGACCATAGCGCAATTCCGGCGCATTTTGAGCGACACCGGAAGCGTTTGCTGGCAAGTAGGCAACTTTGTCGACAAAGGCGAAGTGTTTCCGCTGGACATCCTGTACTATGGCATCTTCAAGCGGCACGGTTTCCGTTTGCGCAACCGCATTGTCTGGCACTTCGGGCATGGCCTGCATGCATCCAAACGCTTTTCGGGCCGCTACGAGACGCTCCTGTGGTTTAGCAAAAGCGATGACTACGTATTCAATCTCGATGCCGTGCGCGTGCCCTCGAAGTATCCGGGTAAACTCCACTACAAAGGACCCAAGGCCGGCCAGCCATCGGGAAACCCTCTGGGAAAGAATCCGTCGGACGTATGGGAACTGTTGCTCAAGGAATGGGAGGAAGGTCTATGGGACATCCCCAACGTCAAGTCCAATCACCCGGAAAAAACGGACCATCCGTGTCAATACCCCGTCGAACTGGTTGAGCGCTGTGTACTCGCCCTGACCAACGAGGGCGATTGGGTGTTTGACCCGTATGCCGGGGTCGGCAGTTCGCTGATCGGCGCGCTGATGCACGAGCGTCGCGCGATGGGCAGTGAAAAGGAAACAGCCTACGCCGCCGCCGCTCGTGACCGGCTGCGCGCATTCTTTGGCGGCACGCTCAAGGTGCGCGCGATGGGTAAACCTGTACACCAACCAACCGGCAAGGAAAAAGTGTCCCAGGTGCCGGCAGTATGGAAACAGCCCGTGCAAAAGACTTTGCTGGAAAAGAAACGGAGATACCGATGATTGTTGCCGGCATCTATTCTTTCAATGGTGGTGAGCAAGCCGTGAAGTCCCGATTCGCCAAAGAGCTACGGGAAATACGGCAGGCTATCGCGACAGTCGATAGTGCAAGCCACAAGAGCAAGGTCAGCCGGGAAAAACCATGCCGGGCAAGGTGCTTTACAAACCGCGATCACTGAATGACGCATTCCGCGCTGAGTTTGAGGCAAACGACTGGCGAAAACACAAGGTGCCCTGTGAGTACCCAACCGCGTATTACACGCCAGGTTTCAAATCAGATGCTGCATCCAAAGGCGCATTCCGCGAGATGGACTTCATCAAGAATCGCCTCGGCGTCGAAGTTCAATTTGGCAAGTATGCCTTCATGGTGTACAACGTCTGCGCCAAGATGACGATCTTCCACAAAATGGACTTGATCGATGTGGGCGTCGAGATCGTGCCGGTCAAGGCGTTCGCCGACGATATGTCCTCCGGGGTTTCGTACTTCGAGCAGTTCGTCTGGGATCTCGAGCATCGTGGCGTTGCGGATATCGACATCCCGGTGCTGATTCTGGGCATCGCTGCGTAGTCATCCACTTTTCAGGCGCGGGCAGCCGCTCAGCGCCGCCGCAGCAGTTGCGGGACGCGCCGCAGTTCGTCAATGCGCAGCGCGTACGCCGCGCCGAGATAGGCCGCGCCGCCGATGGACAGGCAGCCGAGCGCGGAGAGCCACAGATTCAGGCCGGGCGCCAGCGCGAGGAAGCCGGCCAGGCACGCGCCCATGACGACGGCGGCCAGCGCCATGCGCCACGCCGCGCCGGACAGCGCGCGCCCGTCGAGGCCGCCGAGCCGGGCGCGCAGCAGCCAGGTGATCGCCGCCGCTTCCAGCAGGGTCGCGATGGAGTTCGCCAGCGCCAGCCCCCCGAACGAGAGCGGCCCGATCAGCAGCAGGCTCAGGAGCAGGTTCAGCGCCATCGCTGCCACGCCGATCATCACCGGCGTGCGCGTGTCGTGCAGCGCGTAGAAGCCGCGCGTCACGATCTCCAGCACCGCATGGCCGACCAGCCCCAGCGCATAGAATTGCAGCGCATAGACCGTCAGCGCGGTCGAGTCGGCGCCGAAGCGCCCGCGCTGCAGGAGCACCGCGACGAGCGGTCCGCCCGCAACCATCAGCCCAACGGCGGCGGGCAGCATGAAGAATAGCAGGCCGCGCAGCGACGACGACAGCGTGGCGCGCAGGGCAGTGGTCTCGCCGCGCGCCGACTGCGCCGCCAGCGTCGGGAAGAGCGCGGTGGCCATCGCCTGCGCGATGATGCCCTGCGGCAGCAGCATCAATAGCCACGCGTAGTTGAGTGCGGCCAGCGAGCCGGCCGCGAGTCCCGAAGCCAGGATCGTGTTGACGAGGAAGTTCAACTGCGTGATCGCCAGCCCGACGACGCGCGGCCCCATCAGCCGCGCCACCGCGTGCACGCCCGGATGGCGCAGGTCAACCGCGGACGACCAGTGGAAGTGGGCGCGCATCAATGCCGGCACCTGAATCAGCAAGTGCCCCGCTGCGCCGGCGACGACGCCCAGCGCCAGCCCGGCCACGCCGAGCGACGGACCGAGCAGCAGCGCGCCGCCGGTGATCGCGAGATTGTAGACGACCGGCGCGAGCGCTGGCAGCAGGAAGTGCTGCCGGGCATTGAGCACGCCCATCACGATGCCGCTGACGCCGAAGATCACCGTGGAGACCAGCATCAGCCGCATGAGGCTCACGGTCAGCGCCTGCTGCGCCGGGGTGAAGCCGGGCGCCACGATGACCGAGACGAGCCACGGCGCCGCGAGCGCGATGATCAGCGCGACCGCCGACAACAGGCCCAGCACCAGGTTGATGACCGTCGTCGCCAGGGCTTGCGCGCCCGGCTCATCGTCGCGCGCCAGATAGGCGGCGAACGTCGGGATGAATGCCGAGCCAAGCGCTCCACCGGCGATCAACTGAAACAGGATATCGGGGATGCGAAACGCCGCGAGGTAGGCATCGAGCTCGGCGCTGGTGCCGAATTGCGCGCTGATGACAACTTCGCGCAGGAGGCCGAGCGCGCGGCTGGCGACAAACGCGGCGGAGACGATCGTCGCCGCGCGAAGAAGTGAAGGGCGCTGCATGGGCGCGGGAGCGGCAGGTCAGCGCGCCGCGCGGTTAGCTGGCGCCGGCGTCCGGGTCGTCGCCGCGCCGGGAACGGCGCTCGGCGAGAATGCGCTGATAGTGGTCGCGCAAATCGGTCATCGGGATGCGCTTACCGCTCTCGAAGTATTCGCGCGCAACCTGGCCGATGGCATAGGTGCCGGCGGCGGCAAAACCCGCGGAGATCGCCCAGCCGGGGCCGGGCAGGAACTTGGCGACTTGCCCGCCCAGGTAGCGCACGGCCACGCCGCCCGCCACCGTGGCGATCAACTCGCGCGCCGTCACCGTCGTGAACTCCTCGCCGTACAACGCGGCGATGCGCAGGATCAGCCGGATCTGGTTGCCGAGCAGGATCGGGATATCGATGCCCGGAATCGGTTCGAAGCCGGCGATGACGCTCATCGTTGCGGCGCGGCGGACCATCTTTTCGGCGACCATGCGCCGGTGCTCCGGCAGCGCGCGGCCCAGCGCCACCGCCAGCGACGGCTGCTCATCCACCAGGCGCGGGATCAGCCGCTCGGCGATGCCCAGGCCGGTGCGCGCCGAGATCGGAATCACGTTGCGGCCCAGCCGCCCCTCGGCGATCATGATGACCGTCGTCGCCTCGCGCTGGTCGATCAGGTCCATCTTGTTCAGCGCCAGCACCAGCGGCTGCGCGCGGTTCTTCAACTCGGCAAACAGGTCGAGGTCGGTCTGCCGCACGCCGTTGGTGGCGTCCAGAATCAGCAGGTTGACATCGGCGGCGCGCGTGGCCTCGCGCGCCACGTCGGAACGCGTCGGCTGGGTCGGGTCGCCGAAGCCCGGCGTATCGACCAGCACAAACGGCCCGAACGCCTTCTCGATATTCTGGCGCGTGGTGCCGGGCACCGCCGACACGGTCGACACCGTGCGGCCGATCAGGTAGTTGAGCAGGGTGGATTTGCCGCTGTTGACCGCGCCGACGATCGCCACGCGCGATTGCAGCTCGGAGCGCACCTCATCATTCATAGACTTCAGATTGATGGCGCCGAGCAGCGAACGCAACTCGTTGACGGTACGCGGCAACTTGCCGGGGGAACTCGGTGAAGACATGCTGTGATTATACAGACGGGTGGCGCTTTGGGAAAAACGCGGGGGACGCGTGCAACCGGCGCGTATCACCGGGCACGTGCAAGCTTGTCGTTACCCCGATTTTCCAAGCTTGTCTTGGCTAGATAGGCGCCGGTGACCAAGTTCTGGAGATGCAGCCAGCCGCGCCTACTTCGGACACCCCATTGTTGCCGGGCGTTTGATCGCGCTGGTCAGTTCCGGCCCGCCCCACAGCTTCTGCACACCCGCCTGCACTTTGGCCGGGTCGGGCAACTGCACGGCGGCGCCGCCCGGCGTGGTCCACGGTCGGACGACCCGCTCGTCGATCAGGAAGCCGCGCGCGTTCTTCACGTCGACCTCCGCGCCCAGCCGCGCCAGCGCGACAATGGTCTGCGGCGGGATGTCGGTCTGCACCAGCGCGCTCAGCGTGCCGACCAGTTCCGGCAGGCGTGGCAGCAGATCGGCGCTGAGCAGCTTGCGGCGCACGGCGAGCAGGACCGCTTCCTGCCGGCGCATGCGGTCGAAGTCGCTGGTGGTGTGCCGCAGGCGCGCGAACGTCAGCGCCGCGGCGCCGTCCATTGCGATCGGGCCGGACGGCACCTCGTACGCGATCCGCCCGCTGGCATCTCTCTCGACGACGCGGCACTCGACATCCACCGTGACGCCGCCCATGGCGTTGATCGCTTTCTGGAAGCCGTCGAAGTCGATGCGCGCATAGTAGTGGATCGGGATGCCGAGCTGCGCCTGGAGCGCGCGCTTCAGCAGCACCGGGCCGCCGACCTGGTCGAGCGTGTTGACGCGGTTGGCGTAGTTGGGCAGCACGACCCACATGTCGCGCGGCACGCCAATCACGCCGATGCGCTTCGTCGCCGGGTCGATCGCGACGACGATGATCGTGTCGGTGCGCCAGCCGCCGCTGTTGGGGCGCTTGTCGCTGCCGAGCAGCACAATATTGAGCGTTTTCGGCCAGCCGGACGGCGGCGGCGCAGCGGCCGGCACCGCCAGTGCGGCGGCATCCGGTTTGGGAGGCGCGGCGGTCGGAGCGGGCGCGGCCGGCAAAGCGGCCGCTGACACCGTAGGCGACGCCGCAGTCTCCGGCTTGCTTTCGGTTGGAACGGTATCGGGCAACGGCGCCAGCCAGCGGCTTGCGTTCAGCAGCAGCGCCAGCACGGCCTGGTTGCCCGCATCGTATAGCGCGAGCGGCTCGTCGGGCGGGGCGGCGGCCTCGAAGGCGGCGCCAAGCGCGACGGTATCCACCGGATCGACATCGGGGATATCGATGGCCGGGCCGAGCGCGACACCCAGCAGCACGACGAGCGCAGCCGCCATCAGGCCGTCGAGCGCCAGAAACGCGGCCAGATGCCACCAGGTGATGCCGCGCCGGGCGCGCGGCGGCATTGCGATGCGCATAGGTTGCCGGATGAACATTCGCGCCGCGATCTGCGTCTATATGTTGATGGGCGCGCCGATATGGTATGCCATTTGCGGTACGGCGTCAACCGCGCCCGGCGTGGCGACAAATTATCAGCGGCCATCGATCTTGCTGCCCGCAAATGCGTTGACACTGTTTGGCGCATCTGTTAATATTCGCCTGCGTCTGTTGTGCTGTTGCGCGACCTATCGAGGCTCAATGTGGAGTTCTTACAGCAGTTGAACACCCGTCAGCGGGCAACGCTCCTGGTGCTCGCCGGATTGATCGTGTTGACCCTGCCCTGCTATGCGCTCGGCTTGCTGGCGTGGTACGTCGCGCCGCCGGATTTCACGCCGACCCCGACAGAGACGGCGGTACCCACTGTGACACCAACCTGGACTCCAACCCGCACGCCGACGACCACGCCGACGGCGACGGCCACCCGTACACCGACACCAACTGCAACCGCCACGCTGACGCCGACCGCGACGTTCACCTTAACGCCAACGCCAACCCACACGCCCACGCCGACCCGAACGCCGACGATCACGCGCACGCCGACCGCCACGCCGCCGCCGACCGCGACCGCGACAAGCACGCCTGCGCCGACCGACACGCCGGCGCCGACCGACACGCCGACGCCGGAGCCGCCCGCACCGCCGACCAACACGCCGACACTTGCGCCGCCGACCGCCACCCCCACGACGAAGCCGACGGCCACGCCGCGCCCGACCGTGGCGCCGACTGCTGCACCCACGAGCGGCAACATGCCGGCCACCACGCCGACGCCCGGCGCGACGGCACGGCCATAGGCGAGCGATGTGAGCGAGCCACACGAACCGGGCGCTTCGTCCGCGCTGCGCGATTTCGTCTTCAGTTGGAAGGGGATGACCTTCTTTGCCGTGCTCGCGATGTATGCGCTCGGCGCGTGCGCGCTGCTGATCCGCGCGGCGGCCGGGACGCCGGTACGACCGACCCCGACGCCGGTGGTGATCCAGACGGAGACGCCGGAACCGACGGCCACATCGACCGCGGCAGCGACGGCCGCGCCCGCGGCAACCGTTTCGCCGACCCGCACCGCGACGCCCGCCGTGGCGCCGCCGACGGCGACGCGCACGCGCACGCCAACGCCACGGCCGACGAACACCCCGCTGCCGACGGCGACCGCGACAATCACGGGCACGCCGCAGGCGACCGCCGCCGCGTCGCCGACCAGCGCCGCCAGCGCGTCGCCCACGGTCACCCTGACGCCGACCACGACGGCCAAGCCAACCGCGACCGCCGTGCCGAGCGTTACCGGCGCGCCTTCGGCCACGGCGACGGCCAGCCCGACCGCGACGCGCACCCGCACACCGACGCCGCTGCCGACCGCCACGCCGACGGTGACGTCCACACCCAGACCATGAACACGCTCTACGTCGTCGGCACGCCGATCGGCAATCTGGAGGACATCACGCTGCGCGCGCTGCGCATCCTCAAGTCGGTGCGCCTGATCGCCGCCGAGGACACGCGCAAGACGCGCATCCTGCTCGACCGCTACGAGATTCGCACGCCGCTGACGTCATACTTCGAGCACAACAAGCTGGCGAAGCTCGACCGCGTACTCGACGCGCTCGACGAAGGCGATGTCGCGCTGGTCTCCGATGCGGGCATGCCCGGACTGTCCGATCCCGGTTATGAGCTGGTGCGCGAGGCGCTGGCGCGCAAGGTTCCGGTGGTCGTGGTGCCGGGCGTGTCGGCGGCGGTCAGCGCGCTCGTCGTGTCGGGCCTGCCGACCGACCAGTTTGTGTTCGGTGGCTTCCTGCCGCGCAAGAGCGGGGAACGGCGCGCCGCGCTCGAAACGCTGGCGGGCGAGCGGCGCACGCTCGTCTTCTACGAAGCGCCGCACCGGGTGGTGGAGACGCTGGGCGACGTGCTGGCCGTGCTGGGCGACCGGCCGGT
It contains:
- a CDS encoding LCP family protein, which codes for MRIAMPPRARRGITWWHLAAFLALDGLMAAALVVLLGVALGPAIDIPDVDPVDTVALGAAFEAAAPPDEPLALYDAGNQAVLALLLNASRWLAPLPDTVPTESKPETAASPTVSAAALPAAPAPTAAPPKPDAAALAVPAAAPPPSGWPKTLNIVLLGSDKRPNSGGWRTDTIIVVAIDPATKRIGVIGVPRDMWVVLPNYANRVNTLDQVGGPVLLKRALQAQLGIPIHYYARIDFDGFQKAINAMGGVTVDVECRVVERDASGRIAYEVPSGPIAMDGAAALTFARLRHTTSDFDRMRRQEAVLLAVRRKLLSADLLPRLPELVGTLSALVQTDIPPQTIVALARLGAEVDVKNARGFLIDERVVRPWTTPGGAAVQLPDPAKVQAGVQKLWGGPELTSAIKRPATMGCPK
- a CDS encoding site-specific DNA-methyltransferase; translated protein: MTHLPLFESPKAIDDHFKPDAQVILYAGDVGDFMASVPDQTVNLIITSPPYNLGKAYEDRVSIEAYLETQAQTIAQFRRILSDTGSVCWQVGNFVDKGEVFPLDILYYGIFKRHGFRLRNRIVWHFGHGLHASKRFSGRYETLLWFSKSDDYVFNLDAVRVPSKYPGKLHYKGPKAGQPSGNPLGKNPSDVWELLLKEWEEGLWDIPNVKSNHPEKTDHPCQYPVELVERCVLALTNEGDWVFDPYAGVGSSLIGALMHERRAMGSEKETAYAAAARDRLRAFFGGTLKVRAMGKPVHQPTGKEKVSQVPAVWKQPVQKTLLEKKRRYR
- the murJ gene encoding murein biosynthesis integral membrane protein MurJ — its product is MQRPSLLRAATIVSAAFVASRALGLLREVVISAQFGTSAELDAYLAAFRIPDILFQLIAGGALGSAFIPTFAAYLARDDEPGAQALATTVINLVLGLLSAVALIIALAAPWLVSVIVAPGFTPAQQALTVSLMRLMLVSTVIFGVSGIVMGVLNARQHFLLPALAPVVYNLAITGGALLLGPSLGVAGLALGVVAGAAGHLLIQVPALMRAHFHWSSAVDLRHPGVHAVARLMGPRVVGLAITQLNFLVNTILASGLAAGSLAALNYAWLLMLLPQGIIAQAMATALFPTLAAQSARGETTALRATLSSSLRGLLFFMLPAAVGLMVAGGPLVAVLLQRGRFGADSTALTVYALQFYALGLVGHAVLEIVTRGFYALHDTRTPVMIGVAAMALNLLLSLLLIGPLSFGGLALANSIATLLEAAAITWLLRARLGGLDGRALSGAAWRMALAAVVMGACLAGFLALAPGLNLWLSALGCLSIGGAAYLGAAYALRIDELRRVPQLLRRR
- the rsmI gene encoding 16S rRNA (cytidine(1402)-2'-O)-methyltransferase is translated as MNTLYVVGTPIGNLEDITLRALRILKSVRLIAAEDTRKTRILLDRYEIRTPLTSYFEHNKLAKLDRVLDALDEGDVALVSDAGMPGLSDPGYELVREALARKVPVVVVPGVSAAVSALVVSGLPTDQFVFGGFLPRKSGERRAALETLAGERRTLVFYEAPHRVVETLGDVLAVLGDRPVCAARELTKLYEEIVRGTAREVLAHFTANEPRGEFTLVVGGAPESSDRWDADAVRARLEALMNDGLPGAEAARQVARESGWPRREVYAEMTGLRRVE
- a CDS encoding GTP-binding protein → MSSPSSPGKLPRTVNELRSLLGAINLKSMNDEVRSELQSRVAIVGAVNSGKSTLLNYLIGRTVSTVSAVPGTTRQNIEKAFGPFVLVDTPGFGDPTQPTRSDVAREATRAADVNLLILDATNGVRQTDLDLFAELKNRAQPLVLALNKMDLIDQREATTVIMIAEGRLGRNVIPISARTGLGIAERLIPRLVDEQPSLAVALGRALPEHRRMVAEKMVRRAATMSVIAGFEPIPGIDIPILLGNQIRLILRIAALYGEEFTTVTARELIATVAGGVAVRYLGGQVAKFLPGPGWAISAGFAAAGTYAIGQVAREYFESGKRIPMTDLRDHYQRILAERRSRRGDDPDAGAS